From a single Vitis vinifera cultivar Pinot Noir 40024 chromosome 18, ASM3070453v1 genomic region:
- the LOC100243841 gene encoding amino-acid permease BAT1 homolog has protein sequence MKVFNAESGALEMDSGEKRLNELGYKQELRREMTLFKTLAITFSSMAVFTGTPLYGSCLRYAGPASLIWGWVVVTFFTWFVGIAMAEICSSFPTTGSLYFWAAHLAGPRWGPFASWCCAWLEAIGLISGIGAQAFSGSQALQFIILLATGNNKGGGYFASKGVFLGMYVGLTIIWAVLNTFALQVVAFLSIISIWWQILGGLVVIIMLPLVARPTQSASYVFTHFETAPESTGISSKPYAVILSVLLSNYCLYGYDTAAHLTEETKGADRTGPIAILSSIGIISFFGWAYNLALTFSIQDPNYLYDPNNETGGGLVPAQIIYDAFHRRYQSATGAVVFMCIIWGSFFFCGLSVTASAARVVYALSRDKGIPFSPIWRKIHPKYKVPRNAVWLCAVIGMLLGLPILKLDVIFTAIISISTIGWVGGYAVPIFARLVMAEKNFKPGPFYLGRARRPVCLVAFLWICYTCSAFLLPTVYPITWDTFNYAPVALGLVLSLVMLWWVLDARKWFKGPVRNIDVNNGI, from the exons ATGAAGGTTTTCAATGCGGAGTCGGGTGCCCTGGAGATGGATTCTGGAGAAAAGCGGCTCAATGAGCTTGGATACAAGCAAGAACTCAGAAGAGAGATG ACTCTGTTTAAGACCCTGGCAATTACATTCTCGAGCATGGCGGTTTTCACAGGGACACCTCTTTATGGTTCATGTCTGCGATATGCAGGCCCTGCAAGCTTAATATGGGGATGGGTTGTGGTCACATTTTTCACATGGTTTGTTGGAATTGCCATGGCTGAAATATGCTCCTCTTTCCCA ACAACTGGTTCCCTCTACTTCTGGGCTGCCCATTTGGCCGGACCCAGATGGGGGCCATTCGCGTCGTGGTGCTGTGCATGGCTCGAGGCCATAGGCCTCATTTCAGGAATTGGCGCTCAG GCATTTTCAGGATCTCAGGCACTGCAATTTATCATTCTTTTGGCCACTGGAAATAACAAGGGGGGAGGCTACTTTGCTTCCAAGGGCGTATTCTTAGGCATGTATGTGGGCCTCACCATCATTTGGGCAGTTCTCAACACGTTTGCACTACAAGTCGTTGCATTCCTTAGCATAATTTCCATATGGTGGCAG ATCCTTGGTGGCCTGGTTGTGATTATAATGCTTCCACTGGTGGCGCGGCCGACACAATCAGCCTCTTACGTGTTCACTCATTTTGAAACCGCACCTGAATCAACAGGAATATCTAGCAAGCCTTATGCTGTAATTTTATCGGTACTCCTGAGCAACTACTGTTTATATGGCTACGACACTGCTGCTCATCTAACCGAGGAAACGAAGGGTGCTGATAGAACTGGCCCCATTGCAATTCTTTCTAGTATTGGGATCATCTCATTCTTCGGATGGGCTTACAACTTAGCTCTCACCTTCAGCATCCAG GATCCAAACTACTTATACGACCCAAACAATGAGACAGGTGGGGGCCTTGTACCAGCACAGATAATTTACGATGCATTCCACCGGAGATATCAGAGTGCCACCGGAGCTGTAGTTTTCATGTGCATCATCTGGGGATCCTTCTTCTTTTGTGGGCTTTCCGTCACAGCTAGTGCTGCCAGGGTT GTTTATGCTCTATCTCGAGATAAAGGAATTCCATTTTCACCAATTTGGCGAAAAATTCATCCCAAGTACAAGGTTCCAAGGAATGCAGTGTGGCTCTGTGCGGTCATCGGCATGCTTCTCGGGCTGCCCATCTTGAAACTGGACGTAATCTTCACTGCCATAATTTCAATAAGCACCATTGGGTGGGTCGGTGGCTATGCGGTCCCTATATTTGCGAGGCTGGTCATGGCTGAGAAGAATTTTAAACCAGGACCCTTTTATCTAGGGAGAGCAAGAAGGCCAGTCTGCTTAGTAGCCTTCCTGTGGATATGTTATACCTGTTCAGCCTTCTTGTTGCCAACTGTCTACCCTATCACATGGGACACTTTCAACTATGCGCCAGTGGCTCTTGGCCTGGTTCTCTCACTGGTCATGCTATGGTGGGTTTTGGATGCAAGGAAGTGGTTCAAGGGGCCGGTTCGAAATATTGATGTAAACAATGGCATTTAA